From Triticum urartu cultivar G1812 chromosome 2, Tu2.1, whole genome shotgun sequence, a single genomic window includes:
- the LOC125537597 gene encoding uncharacterized protein LOC125537597, with product MPLHLLLLLLLLPSAAVAGKARQSSSFALDFFPGDGAIAQLALTGANATSAGDISMRSPRARVQYHKPIHLAPVATGFSTYFSFSLHPSPKSHAASIAFFLTPAAPSPAVNALAVVFAAADSSHIRVQIDLAGETAAQTAPRGIPKKLHSWIDYNATSATLQVRLSASRLPKPPRALLSHPLHLHSALLLRSTKPMLAGFASSHANCSLFSWAFRANHGPPYLMHSQPLNPTGLSLTTPLPHRLPRAPPGNRYPWVSLLLAAACGAVFTFVVLFVWYSMWKRRPVAPVEYPMHPSSSDIVYEKIVLVGVKDLPADVTAAAHK from the coding sequence ATGccgctccacctgctcctcctcctcctgctcctgcCGTCCGCCGCCGTGGCCGGCAAGGCCCGCCAGTCCTCCTCCTTCGCCCTCGATTTCTTCCCTGGCGACGGCGCCATCGCGCAGCTCGCTCTCACCGGCGCCAACGCCACCTCCGCCGGCGACATCTCCATGCGCTCCCCGCGCGCCCGGGTACAGTACCACAAACCCATCCACTTGGCCCCCGTCGCCACCGGCTTCTCAACCTACTTCTCCTTCTCTCTCCACCCTAGCCCCAAATCTCACGCCGCCTCCATCGCCTTCTTCCTAACGCCCGCCGCGCCCTCGCCCGCCGTTAACGCCCTCGCCGTCGTCTTCGCCGCCGCGGACTCCAGCCACATCCGAGTCCAAATCGACCTCGCCGGTGAAACGGCCGCCCAGACCGCCCCCCGCGGCATCCCCAAAAAGCTGCATTCATGGATAGACTACAACGCCACATCCGCCACGCTCCAGGTCCGTCTCTCTGCCTCGCGCCTCCCCAAGCCGCCGCGCGCGCTGCTCTCCCACCCGCTCCATCTCCACTCCGCCCTCCTCCTCCGCAGCACCAAGCCCATGCTCGCCGGATTCGCATCCTCCCACGCCAACTGCAGCCTCTTCAGCTGGGCCTTCAGGGCCAACCACGGGCCTCCCTACCTCATGCACTCCCAGCCACTCAATCCCACCGGCTTATCGCTCACCACGCCGCTGCCACACCGCCTCCCCCGCGCTCCCCCGGGCAACCGCTACCCCTGGGTTTCGCTGCTGTTGGCGGCCGCGTGCGGCGCCGTCTTCACATTCGTCGTGCTCTTCGTCTGGTACTCCATGTGGAAGCGCCGCCCGGTCGCGCCGGTGGAGTACCCCATGCACCCGTCCTCCTCCGACATCGTCTACGAGAAGATTGTGCTGGTCGGAGTCAAGGACCTCCCTGCCGATGTCACCGCAGCTGCTCACAAGTAG